GGGCGATGCTTCTTACAATGAAGGAACAGGTTTATTGAGATGGAAACTTACGTTGAAACCAGATGAAACTTCTAAACATAAATTTATTTACAATATTGATTATCCAAAAGATAAAGTGATTCAATACGAATAATTGTTTCTGTTCTTTTTTTTCAAGAAAAAGGAACGTAAAAAAATTATTTAAAATCATCCAAATTGAGCTCGCGGAGTTTCGGGGCTTTCTTAGAAGTAATTCCGGTTACAAGCAAAGTCATACATCCGCCAAAAATAACCGATCGAATTAAGCCCATCCAATGTGCGGCCAAACCAGATTCAAATTCTCCAATTTCGTTGGACGAGCCGATAAAAATATTATTTACTGCCGAAACGCGTCCGCGCATATTGTCGGGCGTCATTAATTGCAAAGCCGTTGAACGTACAATCACGCTCACGTTATCGCAAGCGCCACTTAAAGCAAGCACGAAAACAGAGAGGTAAAAATAAGGTGAAATGGCAAATAAAATCATGCAAATTCCAAAACCGCCAACGGCAAAAAGCATTTTTTTTCCTGCGTTTTTCATAGGCGGAAAGTAAGCCATTATAAATGACATTATAACGGCTCCAACTGATGGAGCTGCACGTAAAATTCCTAATCCGGTTGGACCTACTTTTAAAACTTCGGCAGCAAAAATGGGCAATAAAGCAACTGCTCCACCAAAAAAAACGGCAAATAAATCAAGCGAAAGCGCACCTAAAATAATTTGATTTTTAAATACAAAACGAATTCCTACGCCTAAACTTTCAAAAAGAGATTCTTTCTTTTCCTTTGGAGATATTGGTTTTGCTGCGATAAATAAAAATAAAAGAAAAGCAAAAGCTGCCAAACAAAAAACAATTTGGTACGATATTTCCGCGCCAAGTGCAACGTATAAAAAGCCACCTAAAGCCGGACCGCCAATGGCGCCAGTTTGCCAAACGGCACTGTTCCAAGTAGCTGCGTTGGAGTACAATTCGCGCGGCACAATTTGCGACATAAATGCAAAAAAAGACGGACCAATAAAAGCACGTGCAATTCCAGTTAAAAAGATAACTCCATAAATAGGTAAAACTCCGTGCGTTTTTATAAATGCACTGTTGTGATAACTGAAATAAGCCAAAGCAAACGAGCTTATTAAAACGCCCGACATTGCGATTAAAATTATTTTTTTTCGCGGAACAATATCAGCAATGTGTCCGGCAAAAAGTGCGGTACAAATAAAAGGAAGTGCTTCTGCAAGTCCAATCATTCCTAGCCAAAGTGGGTTTTTTGTGAACTCATAAATCTGCCAACCTACAATTAAACCTTGCATTTGATTGGCAAGTGTTAAAAAAAAACGTGCGGAAACAAAAAAACTGAAATCCTTTATTTTGAGTGCTGCAAATGTTTTTTTATCGGAAGTATTTGGAGCGTTCAAAAAAATATTTTTTTAGGAGGCACAAACTTACTAGAAAAAAGAGAAGGTGAAAAATTAAAATCCTAAATAATACTCTTTGGTAAGTGCGATGTAATCGTCGGTATAACTGTGACGTTCTTCTTTTTCAATGATGATGGAGCTTTCCGAAAAAGTATTGCGTGCAAATTCAAATTGCATCATAATTCGTTTCGCTACTTTTCCTTGTGTTGTTTTAACGCGCATTAATTTAGTCAGAAATAATTTTTTTTCGTTCGCCATTTCAATAAATGTTTCTCCTTCTTTAAAAGGAAGAATGATACAAAATTTTCCATTTTTTTGAAGCAATGAAATGACGCCATCAATCAATTCTTCGAAAGACAGTAAATCGGTATGCCGAGCGGTTGTACGTTCAATTCCCAAGGCTTTGGAAGAATCAATAAAATAAGGAGGATTGCTCACAATCACATCGTATTTTTTAGTTGATTTCTTAGAGAAATCTTGCAAAGAAATACAATGTATTTGAACGCGATTTTTCCAATTACACGCGTCTTTATTTTCCGTTGCTTGTAAACATGCATTCTCATCAATGTCAATGGCATCAATGGAAGCAATGGTTTTTTGAGCGAGCATCAAGGCAATAATTCCCGTGCCAGTTCCAATATCTAAAATGTGTTGAACGTTTTCTGCGTTTACCCAAGATCCAAGTAAAACTGCGTCTGTGCCCACTTTCATGGCACATTTGTCCTGATGGATAGAAAATTGTTTGAATACAAATGTCTGATTCGGCATAAAAAAGGCAGCGCCATTTTTAATAGCTAAACATAAAACTAAGAAAAACTTTTGAGATGAACTAATTTTGCTTCTCCGAATCGGGATTTAAATACATTTCCACTAAGCCTTCGGGTGCTTCTATTTCGAGGATTTTTTCTTTGCGATTTGTTTTTAAAATAAAATTTTCGATCAGCGGAAGCAAAATTTCTTTTCCGTTCGGATGAATAATTTGCAAGATTTTTTGTTGCGGAAAATCTAAAACTTCTCTTATTTCACCAATATTCCCGAGCTTTTTATCATTTACAGAAAATCCAATTAATTCGCTTCCAAAAGCTTTTTTTTCAGCGGATAAAACCAATGTTGCTGCCGGAAGATAAATTTCTGTTTTTAAAAATTCGCTTACTTTTTTTTCTGTATCCTTTCCATCGATCGCCAAAGTGGCACTGTTATTTACGATGCGTATGTATTTTATGAAAAAAGGAACCAAACGATTGTTGAGTTTCAAAAAAATAATTTTTTCGGCAAAGGATTTTTTAGAAACCGGAATATGCAATAGCACCGTTACTTCACCTTTAAAACCAATGGTTTTAATAATTTTTCCAATCTCAATACAATCTTCGATATTCATTTTAATAGAATCAATAGAAATAAAAAAGCAGTTGACGCAAGCGCCAACTGCCTCTCTAAAAATTAATTTTTTAAGCCTCTGCTGCTGGACTTTCTTCTGCTGCCGGAGCGCTTGGTGCTTCAGCAACTGGTTCTGGAACAACTGCTTTCGCAGCTATTTTTGCAGCTCTTTTTTCTTTCAATGCCGTTTCGGAAGCAAATTGTTTTTTAGCTGCATCTGCTTTTTGAGTTGCCAATCCGGAAACTTTTCCGTTGATTTTATTCTCTTTATCAGCCATCCATTTAGCAAATTTTGCATCCGCTTGTTCTTGTGTTAAAGCGCCTTTAGCGATTCCTTTCACAAGGTGATTGCGAAACATAATTCCTTTGTAGGATAAAATGGCTCTGCAAGTATCAGAAGGCTGCGCGCCATCTTTCAACCATTGCAATGTTTTTTCGCTATCAATATCAATTGAAGCGGGGTTTGTTCTGGGATTGTACGTGCCTAATTTTTCGATAAATTTTCCATCTCGAGGTGCACGACCGTCCGCAATGACAATATGAAAAAAGGCTTGACCTTTTTTTCCTTGTCTCTGTAATCTGATTTTAACAGGCATTTCTACTTATTTTATTGTTTTGGAATTGATTAACAGAGGTAATTCCGTTCCTCTTCCTTTTCTGATTTTTTAGAAAGGACGGCAAATGTCGGAAAAAATATTGAATTTTAAAAATATTCCTTGTTTTATATAGAAATGGAAAGTTCGCAAAAAAACACGTTTGAAAAATTATTTTTTCGAAGCACTAAAAAGCAATGAAATTTTATTTCTCGCTCGTGTCAAACAATTCTTATTTTTGTCCGAAGAAAAATATTTTTATGATCAACAATAAAAAATTGGTAATTGTTTTGCCAGCTTACAACGCTGCACAAACACTGCGTAAAACATACAGCGAAATTCCTTTTGATATTGTAGATGAAGTGGTGTTGGTGGACGATGCGAGTAAAGATAATACCATTGAAGTTGGAAAAGAAATCGGTATCAAACACATCATTCGGCACGAAAAAAATACGGGTTATGGAGGTAATCAAAAGACATGCTACCACAAGGCTTTAGAACTAAATGCCGATATCGTTATTATGTTGCATCCCGATTATCAATACACGCCAAAGTTAATTCCGTCAATGGCGAACTTAATTGCGAACGATTTGTATCAAGTGGTTCTGGGTTCTCGGATTTTGGGGAATGGCGCGCTGAAAGGCGGAATGCCGATGTATAAATATATCTTTAACAGAATGCTGACGCTCACGCAAAATATTTTAATCAATCAAAAATTGAGCGAATATCATACCGGTTATCGCGCCTTTTCAAAAGAAGTACTTCAAAAAATAAATTTTCACGCTAATTCAGACGATTTTGTTTTCGATAATCAAATGCTTTCGCAGATTGTTTTTGCTGGTTACGAAATAGCTGAAATTACGTGTCCTACCAAGTATTTTAAAGAAGCATCTTCCATTAATTTTAGACGTAGTAGCAAATACGGATTGGGTGTTTTAGCTGTTTCCATCACGCATTTCTTAGGCAGAATGGGAATTTATACTTCGAAGATTTACAAAAAGTAAATTTTCGAAAAATTATTTTTCGCGCTCTAAAAAGACAAAACCATTTTTTCGATACAATTCTTTCAGTTGCGGAAATTTAGTTTCGTATTCCGAAGCATTATTTATTTTGCAAACAAAATAAGCCGGTTTATCAATGTTTCCAGATAAAAGCCAATCTAAATTGGTATTTCGAATGTCTTTTTGTGGTTGTTTGTCAGAATAAAACAAATACGCATAGCTTTTAAAACCAAGTGTTTCAACATAACAATCTTTATTTTTTAATTGCTGATAAAACTCAATCGCGGCATTTTGAGAATATTCTTCTACACGCGGAACAATCGCAACAGCAGCGAGATTCACAGTAATCATCGTTACAAAAAAAAGTGCGAAAATACCTTTCGAAAAATTATTTTTTTGAATCGCGTAAAGCGACAGTAAAATTCCGACAATAAAGAAAACGCCGATTAAAAATTCAAAACCTGTCCAATGTGCATTGGCTTCTAAATTGGCATTAGCAAAGGAATCTTTAATAATTCCGGAAGCAATAATTTGCGATTTAAACGTATTGATAAAAGGCAAAATTATCAACAGCAAACCCAAAAGAGATGCGATAAAAAGAAGCATTTTCGTCATCCATTTTTTCCATTCCAATTCGTTGCGAATTATTTTATAGCCGCAATATGCCGCTAAAAAGGTGAGCGGAAAATAGCAGAGCGAAGAATAATGAATAATTTTTGTTTTCACGATGGAGAATAAAATCAAAACCACCCAAAATAAAATCAGCATGCCTGTTTTAAAATGTTTTTGGAAAGGTGTATCGAAACTGTTTTTTTTGAAAGCTCTAATTCCTAATATGGACGCAGGAAAACAGCCAATTAATAAAACAACAAAATGATAATAAAATGGACCGCTATGACCGGCATCACCAGTTCGCAACAAGCGAATTTGATATTCAATAAATTCTTTAATGAGTTGAAAATGTCCGCTTAAAATTAAATACACAAACCACAAACCAGCGGTAGCAAGCAAAACAGCGGCATAAAAAATAATTTGCGGAATAGTTGCAATTGTTTGAAAACGATTTTTTATCCAAAAGACAACAGCACATAATCCGAAAATAAGTAAGCCGACAGGACCTTTCGTCATAATTGCCAAGCCAATAAATAGCGCTGAAAAAAATAATTTTTCAGAGAAGATTTTTTTTGTTTTTTCGTTGGTGAAAAGAATGAAAAAATAAATTCCACAAAAAATAAACAAGTTAAACCAAGGATCAATAATACCGGATTTAAAATAAAAATGAGGAAGAAAAGATCCCGCGAAAGCCAATGCCCAAAGTAAACCAAAAGTTTTGTCGTATAATTTTTCTCCAATATTAAATACCAATAAAAGTGTAATTATTCCGCAAACAGCATCCGGAAGACGTGCTGCAAAAGCAGTAATTCCAAAGGCTTTCATGGATAAAACTTGCATCCAAATAAATAAAGGCGGCTTTTCCCAAAAGGGTAAAAAATTTATTTGTACTAAGGAATAATTGTGCGTTACAATCATTTCTCGAGCGCATTCAGCAAAATTTATTTCGTCCCAATCAAATAAATGAACGCTCCCAAGAAAAGGTACAAACAACAAAATTCCTGCAAAGAGCAGCAATAAATTAAGTTGAGTTTTACTGAATTTCATTTATTTTTTGCTGATGAGCGAATGGTTCAGCCAAGTTTTTTCGCTTAGAAGTTTGGAATTTTCTACCATGTAATACGAAAACAATGCGCTGGAAACGCCAATGATAGAGCCGAAATAAACATCATTTAAAAAATGCTCCGACAAATACACGCGAGAATATGCCACCGATAAAGCCACGATTAAAAATAAAAATTTCGCCCATTTTTTTTCGACTATTAAAGCCAAGGAAAAATAAACTGCAAATGCGGTAGTCGCATGTCCGGACGGAAAGCTGTGGTACAAATCCATTTTAACACCTGGCACAAAATACAGCGGATGAACATTCTGAAAATAAGCCGTAGGGCGCAACACATCTTTAAAAATAGTGTGTTTCAAACCTTGTGTAATGATGCTGGAAATAACGTAAGCGCCAATCGCAATAATGGCAAAACGATAGTTGCAAAAGAGTAATAAAACCAAAATCGCAACAGCAATTCCACTGCCTAAATACGTAACGTAAGGTGCTAATTTATCAACGATAGCACAGTGAAAACCGTTGATGTATATGTGAATACCGGATTTTGCTTGCGTAGCTAAAAAAAATCCGGCAACGATTAAAAATAGAAGATAGGGAAGGAGGAAAGCGGTGTTTCTTTTGAGAATCTTTTTCATGAAATAAATTTTCCGCAAGTTAATTCAATAAACCGAAACGGAATAAATGAGTTTAAAAAAAATATTTTTTTGAAAACGTTTTTTTAAGCTCCTATAATGTGCAAAAGTTTTCCGATTTGAGTATCCCAAAGCATTTTAGAGCTTTTTTGCTCGGCTTCATTTTCAGCAAAATCGGTAATGATGAGTGAAATATCATTTGTTAATTCATCTGTTTCAATCGAAAATTGAAAATAAGATCCATCGTTTCTATCTGTCCATTTCAGGCGCAATGTCTTGCTGGGCGTGGCTTCTAATATTTCGGCAATTTGCGCGCCGCCATCCCAAATAAAACTATAGTGGTTATCTTTAATATTTACATCATCGGCAAACCATTCGCAAAGTCCGCTGGGCGTAGTTAAAAATTCATATAAAATAGTGGGAGAACAGTTCACAATATACTCTAAACTGTATTTCCCTTTGGGTTCTTTTTTTGCCAATTTACTGGAAGACGGTTTCAGATTCAAAATTTCATTTTTAATGAAGAAAACCGAACGCATTTTTTTGGGTTTCATCGATTTTTTTGAACGTGGAATTTCCTTTTTCAGAAGTTTTTCAGGTTTAATAGGCTTTGTAGGCGCAATAACTTTAATTTCTTTTACGGCGACCCTTTTTTCTGTTTTCACTATTTTTTTAGAAGAAACCTTGGCAATAGGTTTCGCAACCGGAACTAATTTTTGCTTTTTAGTAGGAATAACTTTTTTTGCGACAGGCTTTTTTGTTGGCTTGGCAACTATTTTTGCAATCTTGGTAGGCTTCTTTTTAGAAACTATTTTTTTTGTAGGCTTCGATTTCAGACTTTTTTTACTTTTCTGAGAACTACTCTTTTTTGTCGAAATTATTTTTTTGACAATTTTTTTATTTTTTGCAATTTCTTTTGCCATTTTACTTGCTATTCAATTGATTATAAACTAAAATCGTAACGCAATATATAAAAAAATAGAATATCGCAAGAAAATAATTAAAAATCTTACTGCGTATGAAATAGAGAAAGCATTATATTTGCGCCCTCAATAATTAAAAATACAAGTAAAAATTTTATTTTTAAGATTGAAAATAATTTTTGGCGAGGTAGCTCAGCTGGTTAGAGCACAGGATTCATAACCCTGAGGTCGGGGGTTCGAGTCCCCCCTTCGCTACCTGAAGGGAGAAGTCGCCATTTTTGGCGACTTTTTTATTTTTGTGTTTCCCGAAATCCTTTGTAACAGTACAAAGTAGGTCTATCATTTCATTGGGTTTTGCGGTTCGATAAGTATTTTTGTTGAAAATCAGTTTTTCAGGGAATATTGAACCAAGAATCATTTGTTTGCCTTCCAAAGTGCTTGTACTGTAATAATAATGCAGGTTTCCAAGTAATGTAACTCCATATTTTAAGTATTCCATAAAACCACTTTCCGTTTCTTTCAGTTCGCTAATTCTTACTTTCAGGTTCATCGTTTCTTTTTGTAAGGTATCCTTTATCCTGTTATAACTTTCTTTGTCCAGTTCATCATTTATTAGTTTCCTTGTCGCCTTATCGAGCATATCTTCTGTTTTGCTGAGTTCAAGGAATAGTTTTATTATTTCTGAGTCTCGCTCTTTTTCGTTGCCCTTAAATATATCTTTCATAACCTCCAAGTAAAGCTGCCCTATTTGAGGCTTCATGGATATATCGGAGAGCCATTGTGTAAACGTAGTGTGTACAGTTTCTGTGCTTATTCTCTCTTTGCATCCATTCTGACAGTGGTAATAAAAGTATTTCTCATTCCTTCCTTTTGAACAACTGGCAGTAAGATTGCCTCCGCAACTATTACATATTAAAAAACCTCTCATTGGAAACTCTTCTCTTATCAAGCTCCTTTTTAGTTGTACTTTTTTCTTTCCTTCCAATACGTTTTGCACATCTTTAAAAAGAGTTTCGTTCACAATGGATTCATGTATGCCCTGTATTATTTCTTCGGGTTCATTACGGTATGCTTTCAGTCCTATTTGTCCGCAATAGATTGGGTTTCTTAGCATTCTCCAAAATTGATTTTTACTTCGTGTTAAGCCCTCTAAATACATTTTTTTCCAAAGTGTTTCTGTTGGATAATTACCTGTGGCGCATAACTCAAAAGATTTTCTAACCAAACTTGCCTTTTCTGATTTTACAATAATAGGTTTGTTCTGTCCGTCCCTTTCATTTTTATATCCGATAGGTGCGACTCCTAAAAACCTTCCCTGTCTTTTATTTTTTCGTATTCCATTAATAGTATTCATCGCTCTGCGGTCATTCTCTACTTCGGGTATAGTTAAGTA
This genomic stretch from Bacteroidia bacterium harbors:
- the rimM gene encoding ribosome maturation factor RimM (Essential for efficient processing of 16S rRNA); translated protein: MNIEDCIEIGKIIKTIGFKGEVTVLLHIPVSKKSFAEKIIFLKLNNRLVPFFIKYIRIVNNSATLAIDGKDTEKKVSEFLKTEIYLPAATLVLSAEKKAFGSELIGFSVNDKKLGNIGEIREVLDFPQQKILQIIHPNGKEILLPLIENFILKTNRKEKILEIEAPEGLVEMYLNPDSEKQN
- a CDS encoding phosphatase PAP2 family protein; the protein is MKKILKRNTAFLLPYLLFLIVAGFFLATQAKSGIHIYINGFHCAIVDKLAPYVTYLGSGIAVAILVLLLFCNYRFAIIAIGAYVISSIITQGLKHTIFKDVLRPTAYFQNVHPLYFVPGVKMDLYHSFPSGHATTAFAVYFSLALIVEKKWAKFLFLIVALSVAYSRVYLSEHFLNDVYFGSIIGVSSALFSYYMVENSKLLSEKTWLNHSLISKK
- a CDS encoding methyltransferase yields the protein MPNQTFVFKQFSIHQDKCAMKVGTDAVLLGSWVNAENVQHILDIGTGTGIIALMLAQKTIASIDAIDIDENACLQATENKDACNWKNRVQIHCISLQDFSKKSTKKYDVIVSNPPYFIDSSKALGIERTTARHTDLLSFEELIDGVISLLQKNGKFCIILPFKEGETFIEMANEKKLFLTKLMRVKTTQGKVAKRIMMQFEFARNTFSESSIIIEKEERHSYTDDYIALTKEYYLGF
- a CDS encoding MFS transporter; translation: MNAPNTSDKKTFAALKIKDFSFFVSARFFLTLANQMQGLIVGWQIYEFTKNPLWLGMIGLAEALPFICTALFAGHIADIVPRKKIILIAMSGVLISSFALAYFSYHNSAFIKTHGVLPIYGVIFLTGIARAFIGPSFFAFMSQIVPRELYSNAATWNSAVWQTGAIGGPALGGFLYVALGAEISYQIVFCLAAFAFLLFLFIAAKPISPKEKKESLFESLGVGIRFVFKNQIILGALSLDLFAVFFGGAVALLPIFAAEVLKVGPTGLGILRAAPSVGAVIMSFIMAYFPPMKNAGKKMLFAVGGFGICMILFAISPYFYLSVFVLALSGACDNVSVIVRSTALQLMTPDNMRGRVSAVNNIFIGSSNEIGEFESGLAAHWMGLIRSVIFGGCMTLLVTGITSKKAPKLRELNLDDFK
- a CDS encoding START-like domain-containing protein, which produces MAKEIAKNKKIVKKIISTKKSSSQKSKKSLKSKPTKKIVSKKKPTKIAKIVAKPTKKPVAKKVIPTKKQKLVPVAKPIAKVSSKKIVKTEKRVAVKEIKVIAPTKPIKPEKLLKKEIPRSKKSMKPKKMRSVFFIKNEILNLKPSSSKLAKKEPKGKYSLEYIVNCSPTILYEFLTTPSGLCEWFADDVNIKDNHYSFIWDGGAQIAEILEATPSKTLRLKWTDRNDGSYFQFSIETDELTNDISLIITDFAENEAEQKSSKMLWDTQIGKLLHIIGA
- a CDS encoding glycosyltransferase family 39 protein, with amino-acid sequence MKFSKTQLNLLLLFAGILLFVPFLGSVHLFDWDEINFAECAREMIVTHNYSLVQINFLPFWEKPPLFIWMQVLSMKAFGITAFAARLPDAVCGIITLLLVFNIGEKLYDKTFGLLWALAFAGSFLPHFYFKSGIIDPWFNLFIFCGIYFFILFTNEKTKKIFSEKLFFSALFIGLAIMTKGPVGLLIFGLCAVVFWIKNRFQTIATIPQIIFYAAVLLATAGLWFVYLILSGHFQLIKEFIEYQIRLLRTGDAGHSGPFYYHFVVLLIGCFPASILGIRAFKKNSFDTPFQKHFKTGMLILFWVVLILFSIVKTKIIHYSSLCYFPLTFLAAYCGYKIIRNELEWKKWMTKMLLFIASLLGLLLIILPFINTFKSQIIASGIIKDSFANANLEANAHWTGFEFLIGVFFIVGILLSLYAIQKNNFSKGIFALFFVTMITVNLAAVAIVPRVEEYSQNAAIEFYQQLKNKDCYVETLGFKSYAYLFYSDKQPQKDIRNTNLDWLLSGNIDKPAYFVCKINNASEYETKFPQLKELYRKNGFVFLEREK
- a CDS encoding 30S ribosomal protein S16, which codes for MPVKIRLQRQGKKGQAFFHIVIADGRAPRDGKFIEKLGTYNPRTNPASIDIDSEKTLQWLKDGAQPSDTCRAILSYKGIMFRNHLVKGIAKGALTQEQADAKFAKWMADKENKINGKVSGLATQKADAAKKQFASETALKEKRAAKIAAKAVVPEPVAEAPSAPAAEESPAAEA
- a CDS encoding glycosyltransferase family 2 protein, translated to MINNKKLVIVLPAYNAAQTLRKTYSEIPFDIVDEVVLVDDASKDNTIEVGKEIGIKHIIRHEKNTGYGGNQKTCYHKALELNADIVIMLHPDYQYTPKLIPSMANLIANDLYQVVLGSRILGNGALKGGMPMYKYIFNRMLTLTQNILINQKLSEYHTGYRAFSKEVLQKINFHANSDDFVFDNQMLSQIVFAGYEIAEITCPTKYFKEASSINFRRSSKYGLGVLAVSITHFLGRMGIYTSKIYKK